The Kordia sp. SMS9 DNA window TTAAAGAAACAAACGAAGTTGAACTAAGTTTTGGCGGATTGGCAGGTAGAGTCGATACCATTTCTTGGTTCATCATTGGTGTGTGTAATTATTGTTGGATGCAGAATGATGATGATTTTCTATCAGAAGTATTTCCCAACATAGAAAAAGGCTTGCAACTGCTTGAAGCATGGGAATTTAACAACAACGATTTGCTATACGTGCCACGATCAGGAAATTGGGCAGACGAATACATTACGGAAGGACATACATTTTACGATCAAGTGTTGCGTTTATGGGCGTTGCGATGTGTGCAAAAATTACGTCCATCAGCAAGCTATCAATCCAAAATAGATTGCATCACAGAAAAATTAGAAGGAAACTACAGAAAAAACGATTATCAAACACCATTTCATCCAAAAGCCTATCAAAAACTCTCTGCGACTTCGTATTGGATGGCTTCAGTGAATCCGTCAGGATATCAGACCATGTTTGATGCGTTTGGAAACTCCATCGCACAGTTACTAAAATTGGGCGATTCTACATTTCAAAAACGATTGACAAATTATACAGAAACCTTGCGAGAAAGTTTGCCATTACAATTGCTGCCTGCGTTTTGGAAACCAATAAAAGAAGCGGATGACGATTGGAAATTGCTTGTGAATAATTGTAAATATGAGTTTCGAAATCATCCATACGAATTTCATAATGGCGGAACGTGGCAAATGATCAATGGTTTTTATGGAATGAGTTTGGTAAGTCAAAACTATGTGGAAAACCCAAAGCACGTATTAAAAGCCATACAACGCTTAAATGCGGAAGAAAATGATGGGTTTTATGAAAATTTCAACACGAAAACGGGAAAAGCGATCGGAGTGCCGCAATGTACTTGGAGTGCTGCAGGAGAATTATTGTTAGAACAATACATTAACGGAAAAAGATTATTAGTTTGATCACACAAAAAAATATAGACATACTCTGCATAGGAGAAGCGTTGATTGATTTCATTGGACATCAAGATGATGTTTTGATCAACAATACGCGTGATTATCACAGATACTTAGGTGGATCGCCTACCAATGTTGTGATGAATACGGCGCGTTTAGGACTAAAATCAACCCTAGTTGCTACGATTGGCGCGGACGGATTGGGAAGTTACGTGTTGGAACGATTGCAAGAAATGAACATTCAGATTGCATATGTAAAACAAATAACGGAACATCCAACTTCCGTAATCTTCGTATCTCGATCTAAAGAAACACCTGATTTTATTCCGTACAGAAGTGCCGATTTTTTAATTACGGAAGATCAAATTCCTACACGTTTATTACAACAAGCGAAAATATTCCACACTACGTGTTTTGCATTGAGTAAAAATCCTGCACAGACAACCATCATTAACAAAGCAAAAGAAGTTTATGA harbors:
- a CDS encoding glycoside hydrolase 100 family protein is translated as MMNSSNIQAKKLLFKARSERGFLASAENITNYKRIWARDGVICGLAALLDGDEELIETFKKTLQTLANYQHALGQIPSNVYFKETNEVELSFGGLAGRVDTISWFIIGVCNYCWMQNDDDFLSEVFPNIEKGLQLLEAWEFNNNDLLYVPRSGNWADEYITEGHTFYDQVLRLWALRCVQKLRPSASYQSKIDCITEKLEGNYRKNDYQTPFHPKAYQKLSATSYWMASVNPSGYQTMFDAFGNSIAQLLKLGDSTFQKRLTNYTETLRESLPLQLLPAFWKPIKEADDDWKLLVNNCKYEFRNHPYEFHNGGTWQMINGFYGMSLVSQNYVENPKHVLKAIQRLNAEENDGFYENFNTKTGKAIGVPQCTWSAAGELLLEQYINGKRLLV
- a CDS encoding carbohydrate kinase family protein, whose protein sequence is MTQKNIDILCIGEALIDFIGHQDDVLINNTRDYHRYLGGSPTNVVMNTARLGLKSTLVATIGADGLGSYVLERLQEMNIQIAYVKQITEHPTSVIFVSRSKETPDFIPYRSADFLITEDQIPTRLLQQAKIFHTTCFALSKNPAQTTIINKAKEVYDLGGKLSIDINYSEKIWKDKENALEILTKYCSYNPLVKISEDDIARLFGKETSHDEVFTFFHNSGVDIVCLTLGKNGVKLSQRNKELIVMPAIKINKIMDATGAGDAFWSGFLFAYLKENSIQKCLRIALQLAALKLQNVGRLPNNINILSELLKK